The genomic DNA ACTGTCAGGTAGTTTCAGATTCTGCGTGAGACGTAGCAAGAACATGTTGTACGCACTTGAGAGGATGCCCAAATTCAGATGCACGACACAGAGTTCCAACTTTCATATCTTTCAATTTGGCTTTCTCGGGGTCATTTCCTTCCGCGGTGGGTGTCTCGCTCGCCAACCAATATGCCGAAGGAAGTTTCGACTTGCGAGCCTCTTTTTGTTCAATTTCGAGTTGCTTGAGGGCAGCCGCTTCCGCTCGACGAGCGAGCTCCTCTGCATGGTCGAGGTCGAATTCGAATGCAGTTGATGCGGGACGTTTGGTTCCTCGGGGACCTGTATGATATGTTGGTACCGAAGAAAACTGAATATTCATATGGGGTGCTCACCATCTCCGTTTTCTGCCTCCTTGTCTTTAGCTTGATCTTTGCCCTTGTCCTTGTTATTCGTAGGTTCCTTGCGAGACGCAAGTCCCAGTTGGTTCCGCTCAAAATCCCTCAACACGCGATCCCGGGCTGCCTGAGCTGCTCGCGCCTTCTCGGCCTCCTCTTCCCGTTGCAGTTCCTCAAGTTTAGCCTTGAAACGTTTAATGTCTTTTTTCTGGGACAGTAGATCGGTGTAGATGCATTCTTTGCAGTCTAAAAGGGTCAGTATCGAATGGGTAGTGGCGAACGTTCGACTCACATAGGTGTCCCTCCCCACAGGCCACAGGTTCCCTAGCTTGTTGCAAACAAAGTGTACACGCATCAAACCTCTTCATAGAGTCTACCCCTAAACGTTGCTGCATATCGGTCAATACCTCGGCTGAAGCAAGATTGTCGGAGAAACATTCACCTTTTTCGTACCATAGTCGGAGAGTTTCTTATATTCGGCATAGCTGAAAACACTATTCGCGGTATTATTTCTGCTATGTTTAGTCACTTTAAAAATTCAGTTACGCCTAAATAGTTGAGTTAATGAACACTGACTGTTGTGTTTTGAAGTAGATGAGGGGGGTCAAGAGTAAGCGCCAGACGTAGGCTAATTGGATTCGGTAGCCACGTGAAGGGAGCCGCCCATGTGGACCCTGAAATTCTCAGAGCTGTCGATTGGCCACGTCAATCTCCCGTCGCTCAGTCTTGCAATTCGTTCATAAATATTTGCTGGCACTCGGCTCAGAGCCAACGCCAACCATATCTCTAGGACTTCTATAGAGCTCGAATTCACTCCGCGTATTACCTGCTGGTCGGACACGTACTTTTACCTTCATAGCCATGGCAAGAGGGCTATTTGGTGGGGCCTTTAAGGGCCTCGATGGTTTTGGGAAGGTGAGGTGATGTACACCGGATATATGGGTACGAGGTGTTAACCTGTGTATTAGACGATGGAAGATGTAAAAGTCAAAACTCGTACCGGAGCATTCTGTATGTTTGTTCCACAATTCGTAGTCTACTTGGATTATTAACTGTTGCAAAGTGACAATGCTCTCTGCAGCAATCATCTTGACATTCACTATTATAGAGTTCATCGACTATAGGCGTGTTGTTGTAGACTCTTCGATTCTGGTTGACCGCTCACGTGGAGAGAAATTGACTGTCAAGATGAACATTACATTCCCTCGAGTTCCTTGCTATTGTAAGTTTTAGCTTCGACGTGAGCTTATTACCGTACTGAGTAATGTCACAGTGCTTTCCCTTGACGTTACCGATATTTCTGGCGAGATTCAACAAGACCTTACCCATAACATGGTTAAAACCAGATTGGATTCGAACGGTCAAATTATTCAAGACGGATTCCACAACAACGAACTTGACAACGACGTTGAGAAGACGATGAAGGCGCGTCCCCAGGGTTATTGCGGTTCTTGCTATGGAGGTGAACCCCCTGAGGGTGGATGTTGCCAAACTTGCGAGAGTGTCCGCCAGGCATACATGAACCGTGGATGGAGTTTCGGAGACCCAGACGCTATCGAACAGGTAAGCCCGGTTTCAAAAACAACATCTACCATAAAGTTAAACCCTAGCCTTGTTTAGTGTGTTGCAGAGCACTGGACTGCCAAGATTCATGAACAAAATTCGGAGGGTTGTCATATCTCTGGACGCGTCCGGGTCAACAAGGTCACTGGCAACTTCCATTTCTCGCCCGGCCGCTCGTTTGTTCTTAACCGAGGGCACTTCCAAGACCTTGTCCCGTATCTCAAGGACGGCAACCACCACGACTTTGGACATTATGTCCATGAGTTTAGGTTTGAAGGCGAATCAGAGGCCGAAGACGAATGGCGCGGAACAGATCGTGGTACTAGGTGGCGCAAGAAGGTTGGAATCAGTGCCAACCCGTTGGATCAAGTTAGTGCGCATGTCGTCGATGATAGGGTATATACCAGTTTTCTATCTCGGTTACTCTGCATAGCTTAACATTCTTCTCCTTTTAGACTAAGGCATCGAACTACATGTTCCAGTACTTCATGAAGGTTGTATCCACCGAGTTCAAGTACCTCGACGGAGATATCGTAGGCTGCTTTAATTCTAGATAATCATCAATATCTCTAAATGCTTTGATCTATAGATTCGTTCTCACCAATACTCGGTGACCTCCTATGAGCGTGATCTTACTCATGGCGATGGAGCCGAACGCGACTCGCACGGAACGCTTACTGCACACGGTGTCCAAGGACTTCCCGGCGCgttcttcaactttgaaatatCACCAATGATGGTAGTCCACCGTGAAACTCGCCAGACGTTTGCCCACTTTGCGACTTCGTGAGTACACTTAGTCCGAGAGCATTTCCGAAAAGATTTACGCTTTACTCTAGCTTGTGCGCCATCATTGGAGGAGTCTTGACTCTTGCTTCTATTCTTGACTCGGTAATATTTGCTGCTACTGGTCGCAAAGATGGTGGGTTTGGTTCACCAAACGGAAAGTTGATGTAAAAAGGTGGATTGAGAGGCAGACGGTGGTGGTTTGGAGTCCTTGCATTGTCATGTACTATTAGTAGCTCTTGCATGCGGTATAGCTGGTTACCCTGGTAGAAATGCATTCGTTCACCTATCGCTTGTTGGAACCATATAGTAAGGCTGTCAATCGATAGCTGAAATATCTAATTATTGATTGTTAGAAATGTGGTACACGACCACGTGATCATAGCTATAGCCTCTTCTTTACTTCACCGCCGATACCCACAATCCAATCTCTTGAACTCTTTGGCTATTGAGAAATATCTTCACTTGGTTTAACTGATCTATTATAGTGAACCGACCTCTTCAGCTATACTTTAACTCCTCACTTGCAATTGTCGCCCAATAACGCACTGGTGGTCCCGTCTCTGCTGATAACCAACGTCTCCGCCCCTGTGTTATTGATTGAAGCGCACTCCTGTATAACTATGGAACAAAAACCCATAAGTGAACTAATGTTGCGTGCTTCTTGGAATGACACTCTGAAACGAATGAATGGCGATAAACCGGGTAGAATCGGTTTGCTTCAAAATGGAGCCGTGAGTGGATCGATTCACTACCTGTGACACTCTCTGAATGCTAATAAAAGGCCTGGTCCATAGTATGCGATCATATCAGACCTCATGATATCAACAAACCAAAAGGCTCTCCTCGTGCTTGTGCGTTGATTAAATTCACTCGGAAGTGGTGTCCAAACTGAAAGATTGAGTAAGCCAATGATATAGTTGCTAGACCTTTGAAAATGTTGGAGAGCATCTCGCTTTTGGGGCCACTTTTGCAATGGTTCACAGGTAAGTAGCTGCCCTCCAAGTTTTGATACACGAAACCTAACCAAGGATGATTTCAAGATGTTATGTCGGAGATGATGCCAATGGTTACATCCGACATTGCAACGTACATAGATCGCTGGGAGGTAAGGTCTTTGATTTTTCACTTGTACTAATATTAAAAAATTGTTTCTCTCCGAGAATAGAATACACAGGACGTGAGCGAGCTATACCACATGTTTGCTCGATTGTCAGTCTGGTACTTTGAATGGTCTGCACCCTTGGCCATCTTTTCGAGGTTTGTGACTCCTTAGGCTCATCCCAAGACATCGCAATCATACTATTGGCTTTAGTGTCAATATAGACGCCCCGACATTGTTCAGGAAGAACTTTAGGACAAACTTTCTGTCAACTCTACCTCGAGGATTTCCAGTAGCTTTCCATGCTTTGCTACGTTCTACTCTCGCTGCACCAGCCCTCGATCCTCGCCTTTTCCCTATCCTTGATGTAATGGGGTTATTGCAAGACCATGAAGCACTCGTGGCAAGTGTGATTCACGAGGCTATTGAGAAAAGGGTAAAGGAAGTATGCGAAGAGGACAATGGAGAGACGAGTGTACTCCAGACCGTAAAGAATTGGTTTACGGAGAGTGTGGTTCCTTGGATGGCTATGACTTATGGAAGAGGACTGACCGATGGCAAGTTCACCGATTTTTTCAAACCAGTATTTTTCTTGAACTAGAGGTACTAGCCGACATGCTTCAGAAGGCGCTTGCCCCTGCTGCTGGGAAGTTCGATTATCATATATGCAAAGTGTTATGTGAGATTAGGTGCCAATTCTGACCTTTTATCTCGTGACTGCACTTACACTTTACAGAACTTCTCAGATTTTTGATATTATCGTAGACTACCCAGATTCTCGAATAGCTTTGACGGACCTCAAGGTAGATAAATCGCGCCTGTGTTTGACGTTTCATTGAGCAGCCACACAGGAATGCATGGAACGAGCAGATGGGCGCGGGAATCTTGTACGAACTTTGCGGAAGCTGTACGTATTAAGACTTTCCAGTTGAGGTCTACTGAATGTCTTGGTAGAAACAATAAACGTCTGCTGCACCCAGGAGCTGACACGAAGGACATTCTCACCCAATACGTCTCAACTATTCGATGCCTACGTATACTGGACCCGCCTGGCGTTTTGCTATTCAAAGTAGCCGATCCAATCCGGAGGTACTTGAGGTAGGCTCTTATTATTGAAAAGTATGCAGTCTAGCTGAGGATCATACAGAGAGCGACCCGATACCATTAGGTGTATTGTTAGTAATCTCGTTGGAGATGGCAGTGATCTATTGGAAGAGAACGAGCAAGTCTTGCCCATACAAGCATTGAACGAGCCGTATGAAGATTATAGTGACCCACAATGGGATCCAGAGCCCAATGATGCTGAGCCAGGTTGATTTTATTCTTCTAACTGGCTCATGGGAACGTGACCTGATCTATGTGTAGACTTCCGTACCAGCAAACCTGGCGATATCGTCAGTACATTGGTTAGCATTTACGATTCTCGGGACTTGTTTGTCAAAGAACTACAGAGTATGCTGGGCCAGCGACTCTTGGCGGTGAAAGACCACAACTATGATAATGAGGCAAGTCTCCTACCGCGATTAATACCTGAAGGGGTAAACTAAAAGCAAACTTCCAGACGCGAAATGTTGAAATACTTAAATTGCGTTTTGGAGAGGCAGCACTTCAGTTATGCGATGTAATGCTTAGGGACGTCACTGACTCACGACGCGTTGACAAACATGTGGCCGGCCGTTTGAACGTAAGTGAAGCACCAATCTATTAAATTGTAGCTCTCATTCTCGATTGGAATAGATGCCTCTACATGCAACGATTATATCTCATCTCTTTTGGCCGAACTTGCAATCAACTTCTTTCAAAATGCCCGGCCAGTTTCAGCAGTGCGTATCCTACTACATTTTCGGCCAATCAATTAAGCATCTCGATGCAGTATGCAGGAAGATTTCGAAAAAGAGTACACCGAACATAAAGCTGGCAAGAAATTACGTTGGATGAATAACCTTGGGACTGTCAGCCTCGATCTAGAGCTCGAAGATAGGGTTGTGAGCGCCGATGCATCACCCCTTGAAGCAGCCGTCGTAGAATTATTTTCCGAGCAAAGTGAGTCTGTTGCGTTTGCACAGATAGACAAACCAGAGCTAACATAAATCTTGGGCCCAGATGTTTGGGGTATCGACGGTTTGTCAAGCAAGCTAGGGATTAACGATTCTACACCTGTCCGAGCGGCACTGATGTTCTGGACTTCTAATGGTGTGCTTAAGCCGTTAGAAGATGGACAATACGAACTTTTGGAAAGAATAGAAGCCGAAGAGAGCGTTGCGCGAAGACCAATTTTAAGCCTACAAAGTTCGCGTGATTAAACTTGGAATATTGCCTGTCTACTAATTGCCGTTATTCATAGCACCAGCAGAGACAGCGCCAGGTCCCACTACGGAAGACGCAGCGCAACAAACTGCTCAGATGGAGCTATTTTGGAATGTAGGTTGATTAATATTTGAGTATGTTTCAGCTCGGCACCTGACTCCTATTAGTTCATCAAGGGGATTTTGACTAATCTGGGTGCAATGCCAATCGACCGCATACAGGCGATGCTTTCTCTGGCTCCTAATTATAATAAATCTAAAGAACAGCTTTCCGACTTCTTGGACGCAGCCCGAGCGAAAGGATTGGTTGATTACAACAATGGTATGTGGAAGCTCGTCAGGGGATAGGCAAAGGGGGTTATGCGACGGCCTCAAAATCAATGCCGTGTATGGAAGTCGAATATCCTTATAATCGTTGGAGTTCCAATTGCAATCTATCAATGTGTGCTTCACCATGAGCTGTGACCCCAAGGAACCAGATCTCAAATTAGTACGCGTAGGATAGTATTTTCCCAGTAGTTTGGATCTGGTAGATTCATCCTCAAGTAAATTGTGATATTGGGAGACGTAGAGCACAGATCGCGATTGATCGATATTTCTGATCAAATTATTGAAATTAGCATCGCTGAATCAGCTCAGGCTCTTCCCCCACACGGCGCTTTTCTTCATTCTCGACGATCGTGAGTCACGCTGCTGCTATGCACCCATTTTGCTCTATTAATAAAATATCCAAGAGAATTTTGTGATGACTGGTACACCTGACAATCGCCCACAAGGCCCACAAGTCGTTATTGAAAGCGCAGAGTTCATTGTTTCAGTGAGTCTGTGATCCAGCGGCCGAAAATTTGACCCTTACCAGATACGGTAGCGCAGTAAACTTGTTGACCTGAACCATTCCGGGATCAACCGTGTAGCCGAACAGGTGAACGACGATTGACTTTCATCTTTGATAAGTGTAGATTAATCTTTGCTTTGGTTGTGTTACTACGCGGTTCTCTAGATCGACAAACAAATTCGTTCAGGGTTGTACTCCCCTCATACCTGGAGCGAACAGCCATTACACCATCTCCCCCCATGGCCGCTGGACGACAGCGTTGATATTTTTTCTCAAGAATCCCCAGCTTGTCCAACAATCGACTGGATATTTCTTGTGTCCCTGTTGAATTTCAGTTTCTGGTCTTCACTTCCTTCTGGTCAACGCTTCGCCATAGAATGGTTACCTCCACGCTCGTTGGACGGTAACATGAGGTGGGAAGGGTACTGGGCACTTCCCGCTGCCCTAAATCGTGGTGAGACTCAGCCGCAGGTGGTGTGAAACTGTCGTGTTGACCCAACTTGTACAGCTCTGGAGAAAGGTATTCCAATCACGGACCCAAAGTTCTATTCATCTCAGAGAGACTGTCCGGACAGTCTCATCGAGAGTGTATTTGAGCCAGCTTCAGGTTGTCTTGAGCCAATACCATTACTTAAGGAAAGGATCCACGTCATGAGGGAGGCGGGAACTATCTTGGTCGAAGTACGTTTTCTCTTCCGTCATATTTACTGTGTTTAATAAGAGTATGATAGCGTTATGGTGGATCTTTTGCGGGCTTTCTTGCTGAATGGCGTGAAGAGTATGGTCCAAAAGCAGCAGCAGGTGCACTAGTAGCTAAGGTTACCAGAGTATTTGAAGCCTTTCGCGATGAAGGAACATACAAGGACACACCAGGTGGGCATTAATCCATTTAAAGGACGATATCTTTTATCTTATAATATCATCAAGTATTCTTTTGGAAGAGAGCGCAAATTCTAGTTGCTGAAACCTGGTAGGTCAAGACGTTCAGAAATTCACTGGGTATATATTTACTATTGTGTACTTTACACATTCACATAGGGCTGCGTTTTATCCACCACCGGGCTCTATCGTACCACACCCTATTTTTCCCTTGGGGGTGACAGAATTGACTATGTTCGCAGACTATAGAGTGCGTATGTCTTTTCATTAAACCCGTTTTTTCTAAGGCTTTGTAGGTGCCTCAAATCCTTCATCATTTGGGAACCATCGATTATTCACCAATACTGGTCTCGATGTTACTTAACGGCGAGAACCTTCCAAATGGATCCGAGGCAGAAATGAGCATTCGTGCTGCGGGAATTCTTGCTGTGGAGGGGATCAAAAATAGGATACTAGACATACGAAGACGCAAACCTGCCGCAAATAATCTAGACTCTGAGGTTTGTAGCGTTTTAATCGATTTCTTCCTATGGGACCTTGCCAAGCGAGTGGAGAGTacagaaggagaagagggcTCAGCGAAAACTCCTTCGATTGCTCCCATCCATCGTACCAGAAGTATCTGGTACTGACATGTACTTGCCACTCGGTCCAAGTTCCTGATAGGTCAGACGATAGACACTACCAGATGTGCATATATAAACATGACCTGGCACACGCACATGTTCATTCTGCTTGATGTAAATTCATACTAATACCAAGATGAGATAGCGTATGTGCTACACTAGAGCCCTTACAGTGAAGGAACGAGTTTATTGACTTAATGTTATTTAAGTTATAGTTTGTATACCCGACCGGCAGGCCCTGGTGAATTTCCGTCAGTCAAGCACGCCATTTGCTAGAGATATGATGGCTGAGGTTGATTTCATATGGAGCTAGCTTAGACAAGTGAGTGGAGAGATGGTGTGCGAGGGGCTAGCCGGAAGAACCAGCGAGCCAtgctgctcccaaggcttctCGGGACTTATACTATGTATAGCGCGTTATTTCCCGCCATCTTGGCGTACATATCAGAGCCTATCGCACGGGAAAATTGTACCTTAGACGCATATATAAATCAGTTAGGCTCGGACCAGTGCCATACGGGCCATCTACTTGTACCTCGTCCCCCCCCCTTGTAGTGGGATCTGAAAGCTCGAGAAGATAACTGTCTTCGATATGGCTCTTCCTGGATCTGACAACTCTCCGAAAGTTGGGGCAGATGAACTCACTGCATCAGTGCCAGCACTCGACCTCCAGCCGACCGCTGCAACTGATATTCCTGGGACTAATAGGCGCTCTGCCCAATCTGAGACCTCTGTAGATGAGAAACTTCATCAGGACCATAGTACGAGCAAGGACCTCACTCCATCGTTTGATGAGAAATCCGCCCATGCTGATCCTAATGATTATTTCGACGATGTGAAGTTGGTAAAAGGACAGCCTGTGATTGAAACGGTATGCACTCAATAGTAAGGCAATGTGGTTGGCTCATTTTTCTGCAGGGAGCTCATGTTAGCAACTTTGCTGTGGATGTTCGTGATGATGGTGATCCATCATTGACCCTACGATCATTTTTTATTGGAACGGTGGTAGCAGGATTAGGAGCTGCATTATCCCAAGTATGTGCCTCAGATAATCTTGCTTTGGAGTCCCTAGCTGACTACATGTGTACAGATTTATATATTCAAGCCAATTACAGTCTCAGTCTCTGGTATATTCTTGCTTTTGCTAGTATATACAATCGGAAAGGCTTGGGAAATGTTACTCCCGAAGCCTGAACAGTTTGAGAGCCGTATACCTTGGCTTGCTCCCATCGTTCGTGTCATTAATCCCGGCCCTTATGGATTGAAGGAGGTGCGCATTTATTTTACTTAAATCGGGATATCGGATTTGAAACACCCTATAGCACGTTGTAGCAACTTTAATTGCAACTACGGCGGCATACGGAGCGACAGCTGTGAATATTTTCGCGGTACAGCGGGTAAGCCTTTATTGCACACCATGGCTATCACGTGGTTAATTATAGACGCCCCCTTGTATAGCTCTTTTATAATGCTGAAGTCAATGGCACCACTGCTGTACTAGCTACTTTCTCTACTGCTTGTTTTGGGTATGGTCTCGTAGGACTCCTTCGTCCTTTGACAGTTTATCCGAGCGAGATGGTATACTGGGGAAACCTTCCAACTGTAACCACTTTCCAAGGTATGGAGCATCGATTCGCATAGAAGCCAGATGCCCACAGTTTATATGCCCAGCACTTCATTGGGACACGACCGCAACATCCAAGCGCCTACAGCTTTTCTGGTCGGCTTTTGGTGGTATGGCCGTGTATGAAATCCTGCCAGCGTACATGTAAGCCAAGGTCAATGTTTTGATGTCAATTCGATTGCTCACTTAGGTTATACAGTTTTCCACTTCTGAATGGATTTTCTGTATTTTGCCTTGCATCTCAAAAAGCATCTACGCGAGTTCGAGAAGTTTTCACTAACGTATTTGGGGGTGTCAGTGGGAACGAAGGCCTAGGAATACTGAGCTTGAGCTTTGATTGGCAATACATCGGGAGCACTTACATGTCTCTACCTCTTATACAACAAGGTGAGTTTTGCTACTCCACCAGTGTAGTGAAATAGCCTAACCGTACGATTATAGGAAATTCATGGATTGGCTATGGTATCTGCTACGTCGCAATGCTGGCGATCTACTATTCGAATACTTGGGATGTAAGCATCCTACTCAAGTTCGCCGTCCATTGATCCAAAAGCACTAATACTTATGACAGGCAAAGTCATTTCCTATGCTTTCAACTTCGATTTTTGGCTCAGACGGCAAACGGTATAACCAAACCGCTGTATTTGGCCCCACATTCACATTGAACCATACCGCACTTGAGGAGTATGGATTGCCACACCTCACTGGCTCAAACGTCTGGGCAAATATGACTGCCTGTTGGTCGGTTAGTTATATCCATATCATAACTTCAGGAATTATTATTGAGCCTTCAACATTAGATCGGAGGGCTGATCGCGCACTGTCTATGGTTTTGGCGAGGCTATGTTGTAGATTCTTTCAGACAAGCAAGGACGGGTACTCAACCTGACAGACATTGGGTCGTAAGTACAACTGGAGTGTCACCGGGTATTCTTTGACCACCTAACAACCTAGGCCATGCAACGCTATAAAGAATGCCCCTGGTGGTGGTA from Rhizoctonia solani chromosome 16, complete sequence includes the following:
- a CDS encoding RING finger protein, which gives rise to MPNIRNSPTMQRLGVDSMKRFDACTLCLQQAREPVACGEGHLYCKECIYTDLLSQKKDIKRFKAKLEELQREEEAEKARAAQAARDRVLRDFERNQLGLASRKEPTNNKDKGKDQAKDKEAENGDGPRGTKRPASTAFEFDLDHAEELARRAEAAALKQLEIEQKEARKSKLPSAYWLASETPTAEGNDPEKAKLKDMKVGTLCRASEFGHPLNLKGLIPVKFTIQSNGESTSAPSKDNSECICPSCKKTLNLGVMFLMRPCSHVLCKTCTDTLVTPNKQCVVCDSALPNPKDIIQLCREGTGYSGGGRAETKKIGVSFQG
- a CDS encoding Endoplasmic reticulum vesicle transporter, whose protein sequence is MARGLFGGAFKGLDGFGKTMEDVKVKTRTGAFLTMLSAAIILTFTIIEFIDYRRVVVDSSILVDRSRGEKLTVKMNITFPRVPCYLLSLDVTDISGEIQQDLTHNMVKTRLDSNGQIIQDGFHNNELDNDVEKTMKARPQGYCGSCYGGEPPEGGCCQTCESVRQAYMNRGWSFGDPDAIEQCVAEHWTAKIHEQNSEGCHISGRVRVNKVTGNFHFSPGRSFVLNRGHFQDLVPYLKDGNHHDFGHYVHEFRFEGESEAEDEWRGTDRGTRWRKKVGISANPLDQVSAHVVDDRTKASNYMFQYFMKVVSTEFKYLDGDIIRSHQYSVTSYERDLTHGDGAERDSHGTLTAHGVQGLPGAFFNFEISPMMVVHRETRQTFAHFATSLCAIIGGVLTLASILDSVIFAATGRKDGGFGSPNGKLM
- a CDS encoding ubiquitin-protein ligase, which produces MLESISLLGPLLQWFTDVMSEMMPMVTSDIATYIDRWENTQDVSELYHMFARLSVWYFEWSAPLAIFSSVNIDAPTLFRKNFRTNFLSTLPRGFPVAFHALLRSTLAAPALDPRLFPILDVMGLLQDHEALVASVIHEAIEKRVKEVCEEDNGETSVLQTVKNWFTESVVPWMAMTYGRGLTDGKFTDFFKPKALAPAAGKTSQIFDIIVDYPDSRIALTDLKECMERADGRGNLVRTLRKLNNKRLLHPGADTKDILTQYVSTIRCLRILDPPGVLLFKVADPIRRYLRERPDTIRCIVSNLVGDGSDLLEENEQVLPIQALNEPYEDYSDPQWDPEPNDAEPDFRTSKPGDIVSTLVSIYDSRDLFVKELQSMLGQRLLAVKDHNYDNEASLLPRLIPEGAALQLCDVMLRDVTDSRRVDKHVAGRLNLSFSIGIDASTCNDYISSLLAELAINFFQNARPVSAEDFEKEYTEHKAGKKLRWMNNLGTVSLDLELEDRVVSADASPLEAAVVELFSEQNVWGIDGLSSKLGINDSTPVRAALMFWTSNGVLKPLEDGQYELLERIEAEESVARRPILSLQTPAETAPGPTTEDAAQQTAQMELFWNFIKGILTNLGAMPIDRIQAMLSLAPNYNKSKEQLSDFLDAARAKGLVDYNNASLNQLRLFPHTALFFILDDQNFVMTGTPDNRPQGPQVVIESAEFIVSRSKLVDLNHSGINRVAEQIDKQIRSGLYSPHTWSEQPLHHLPPWPLDDSVDIFSQESPACPTIDWIFLVSLLNFSFWSSLPSGQRFAIEWLPPRSLDGNMRWEGYWALPAALNRALEKGIPITDPKFYSSQRDCPDSLIESVFEPASGCLEPIPLLKERIHVMREAGTILVERYGGSFAGFLAEWREEYGPKAAAGALVAKVTRVFEAFRDEGTYKDTPVFFWKRAQILVAETWAAFYPPPGSIVPHPIFPLGVTELTMFADYRVPQILHHLGTIDYSPILVSMLLNGENLPNGSEAEMSIRAAGILAVEGIKNRILDIRRRKPAANNLDSEVCSVLIDFFLWDLAKRVESTEGEEGSAKTPSIAPIHRTRSIWY
- a CDS encoding OPT oligopeptide transporter protein — its product is MALPGSDNSPKVGADELTASVPALDLQPTAATDIPGTNRRSAQSETSVDEKLHQDHSTSKDLTPSFDEKSAHADPNDYFDDVKLVKGQPVIETGAHVSNFAVDVRDDGDPSLTLRSFFIGTVVAGLGAALSQIYIFKPITVSVSGIFLLLLVYTIGKAWEMLLPKPEQFESRIPWLAPIVRVINPGPYGLKEHVVATLIATTAAYGATAVNIFAVQRLFYNAEVNGTTAVLATFSTACFGYGLVGLLRPLTVYPSEMVYWGNLPTVTTFQALHWDTTATSKRLQLFWSAFGGMAVYEILPAYIFPLLNGFSVFCLASQKASTRVREVFTNVFGGVSGNEGLGILSLSFDWQYIGSTYMSLPLIQQGNSWIGYGICYVAMLAIYYSNTWDAKSFPMLSTSIFGSDGKRYNQTAVFGPTFTLNHTALEEYGLPHLTGSNVWANMTACWSIGGLIAHCLWFWRGYVVDSFRQARTGTQPDRHWVAMQRYKECPWWWYVILLVLSFFAGLIVIFKGNTTLPWWGYILSLAVGGFVAPFSNLLYARLGNGIATNQLMKMVAGAVHPGKPVANLYFSMWSHDVISTSIGLAGDLKMGQYLKIPPRIMFITQMWGTLLGAFVNYAVMASITSSRREVLLNPIGTNVWSGATVQSLNSAAVTWSLAGELYGPHGPYKWVPIGLALGMIPTTIQYFIWKRWPKIGPVEVDKIMLPVIYMYAGWFSSGVNSITTSIIIVGLASQVWLRRRHPGWYNKYNYILGGGLDGGTQTIVFILSFAVYGASGIERPFPNWWGNPADINPDYCL